Proteins from a single region of Akkermansiaceae bacterium:
- a CDS encoding squalene/phytoene synthase family protein encodes MSTASEITRRAKSNLAFALNILPKERREDMVVFYAFCRTMDDIADDPAVEASARASALRGWKEGLEQGFANPGEFQREVVEMRDRNHVPNDLLLAIIDGCEMDLKPQRFGTWSDLEQYTWKVACAVGLVSVRLFGCQDPAADRYAVALGHALQLTNILRDIGEDLSNGLRIYLPLADLSRFQYTERDLVGRVHDGRFLALMEYEAGRAEMYFKEAEECLPAMDREALLPARIMAEIYQTLLVKMRADGFRVFGKRYSISKARKLAILSKHLIARKR; translated from the coding sequence GTGTCCACGGCCTCCGAGATCACCCGTCGTGCGAAGTCGAATCTGGCTTTCGCGCTGAACATCCTGCCAAAGGAACGGCGGGAGGACATGGTGGTCTTCTACGCCTTTTGCCGTACGATGGATGACATCGCGGATGATCCGGCGGTGGAGGCATCCGCCCGTGCTTCGGCGTTGCGCGGATGGAAGGAGGGGTTGGAGCAAGGTTTCGCCAATCCCGGGGAATTCCAGCGGGAGGTGGTGGAGATGCGGGACAGGAACCATGTCCCGAACGATCTTTTGCTGGCCATCATTGATGGATGTGAAATGGATCTGAAGCCACAGCGTTTCGGGACGTGGAGTGACCTGGAGCAATACACCTGGAAGGTGGCGTGTGCCGTGGGTTTGGTGTCCGTCCGATTGTTCGGCTGCCAGGATCCGGCGGCGGACCGCTATGCGGTGGCGCTGGGGCATGCCCTGCAACTGACGAACATCCTGCGGGACATCGGGGAGGATCTTTCCAACGGACTCCGGATCTATCTGCCGCTCGCGGATCTCTCCCGCTTCCAATACACCGAGCGGGATCTCGTGGGCCGTGTGCATGACGGACGTTTCCTCGCATTGATGGAATACGAGGCCGGGCGCGCGGAGATGTATTTCAAGGAAGCGGAGGAATGCCTGCCGGCCATGGACCGGGAGGCGCTGCTGCCAGCCCGCATCATGGCTGAAATCTACCAAACGCTGCTGGTGAAGATGCGTGCGGACGGGTTCCGGGTGTTTGGAAAGCGCTATTCGATCTCCAAAGCGCGGAAATTGGCGATCCTCTCGAAGCATCTGATTGCACGGAAGAGATGA
- a CDS encoding N-acetylmuramoyl-L-alanine amidase: MASSARIFPAFRGFLAMAAAVCVSMLAAPVAMAQGWQLTKIEGRDYVSIESVKKFYGFQTAEKKGNSIILKSVNGKNGIIMQLQIGSQECLLNKVKFIFTHNVEPGGSLGMMSQMDLIKLIEPVLRPNFIPNAGDFRTVILDAGHGGKDPGATNPLGTEANYNLTLAGKAKTLLEKKGFKVILTRSSDRYYSLQERVEIANAVRENAIFISLHFNSGGRDARGIETFTLSPPGVAHYGAGFKSSDAFARRGNEHDSANIALATAVHGTILRHLQGNTFDRGIKRARFSVLSGIRHPAILFEGGFMSHPFEARLIANEKYRDALALGIAEAVHKYQIAVTRAPIARPNP; this comes from the coding sequence ATGGCATCCAGCGCCCGTATTTTCCCTGCATTCCGCGGCTTCCTCGCAATGGCCGCGGCTGTGTGCGTGTCCATGTTGGCGGCCCCTGTGGCGATGGCCCAGGGCTGGCAGCTCACCAAGATCGAGGGCCGGGATTATGTCAGCATCGAGAGCGTCAAAAAATTCTACGGATTCCAGACCGCGGAGAAGAAGGGCAATTCGATCATCCTCAAATCGGTCAATGGGAAGAATGGCATCATCATGCAGCTTCAGATCGGTTCGCAGGAGTGCCTCCTCAACAAGGTGAAGTTCATCTTCACCCACAATGTGGAGCCGGGCGGAAGCCTCGGGATGATGTCTCAGATGGATCTGATCAAGCTGATCGAGCCGGTGTTGCGGCCGAACTTCATCCCGAATGCGGGTGACTTCAGGACGGTGATCCTGGATGCCGGGCACGGCGGCAAGGATCCGGGCGCGACGAATCCGCTGGGGACGGAGGCGAATTACAATCTCACCCTGGCCGGGAAGGCGAAGACCTTGTTGGAGAAGAAGGGTTTCAAGGTAATCCTGACCCGGAGCAGCGACCGCTATTATTCCCTGCAGGAAAGGGTGGAGATTGCCAATGCGGTGCGGGAGAATGCCATTTTCATCAGCCTGCATTTCAATTCGGGAGGGAGGGATGCACGTGGCATTGAGACGTTCACCCTTTCCCCTCCCGGCGTCGCCCACTATGGAGCGGGCTTCAAGTCCAGCGACGCCTTCGCCCGCCGCGGCAATGAGCATGACTCCGCGAACATCGCCTTGGCCACGGCCGTCCATGGCACCATTCTCCGCCACCTGCAGGGTAACACGTTCGACCGGGGCATCAAGCGCGCGAGGTTCAGTGTGCTCAGCGGGATCCGGCACCCGGCCATCCTGTTCGAGGGAGGCTTTATGAGCCACCCTTTTGAGGCGAGATTGATCGCCAACGAAAAATACCGGGATGCCTTGGCGCTCGGCATCGCCGAGGCGGTCCACAAGTACCAGATCGCGGTGACGAGAGCCCCCATTGCGAGGCCGAATCCCTGA
- the folP gene encoding dihydropteroate synthase, producing the protein MIWRTRRHPMDLTRRGRIMGILNTTPDSFSDGGLNDGPGTAMNHARRMISEGAEIIDIGGESTRPGAAEVPEEEEISRTTPVIRALRAEWEGWISIDTSKAGVAEAALSAGADIVNDVSGFRDPAMVAVCAAAGCGVVAMHMQGQPRTMQLAPSYEDVVREVREFFVERHESLTSAGIHPEALCFDPGIGFGKTLDHNLALLRSLDQLSAQGRPLLLGVSRKSFLGQLLGEPTMEAREWPTAALTSWGREKGVLLHRVHNVKANLEALRLTEAIIGGGNPPPAS; encoded by the coding sequence ATGATCTGGAGAACACGCCGCCACCCGATGGATCTGACCCGCCGCGGGCGGATCATGGGAATCCTCAACACGACCCCGGATTCATTCTCCGACGGTGGCCTGAACGACGGCCCCGGCACCGCCATGAATCACGCCCGGCGGATGATCTCGGAAGGCGCGGAAATCATCGACATCGGCGGGGAGTCCACCCGCCCGGGAGCCGCGGAAGTTCCGGAGGAAGAGGAGATTTCCCGGACCACCCCCGTCATCCGCGCGCTGAGGGCCGAATGGGAGGGATGGATTTCCATCGACACCTCGAAGGCCGGAGTGGCGGAAGCCGCTCTCTCCGCAGGGGCGGACATCGTCAATGACGTCAGCGGTTTCCGGGATCCGGCGATGGTGGCGGTCTGCGCCGCCGCCGGATGCGGCGTGGTGGCCATGCACATGCAGGGCCAGCCGAGGACGATGCAACTGGCCCCCAGCTATGAGGATGTCGTCCGGGAAGTCCGGGAGTTTTTCGTGGAACGCCATGAATCCCTGACCTCCGCCGGAATCCATCCCGAAGCCCTCTGCTTCGATCCGGGTATCGGCTTCGGCAAGACACTGGATCACAATCTCGCCCTGCTCCGCTCGCTCGATCAACTGTCCGCCCAAGGACGTCCGCTGCTGCTGGGGGTTTCGCGGAAGTCGTTCCTCGGGCAACTGCTCGGTGAACCCACCATGGAGGCGCGTGAATGGCCTACCGCCGCTCTCACCTCATGGGGCAGGGAGAAAGGCGTCCTTCTCCACCGTGTCCACAACGTGAAGGCCAATCTGGAGGCCTTGCGGTTGACGGAAGCGATCATCGGCGGCGGGAATCCGCCCCCGGCATCCTGA